Proteins from a genomic interval of Mustela lutreola isolate mMusLut2 chromosome 4, mMusLut2.pri, whole genome shotgun sequence:
- the LOC131830055 gene encoding interferon-induced protein with tetratricopeptide repeats 1B-like → MEEEQVADKSDKSEGNLLEESLVQLRCHFTWELLVEATELPDLENRILDEIDFLDTRYNAGIHNLLAYVKHLKGQNQEALGSLREAEALIRQEQAAQSEVRSLVTWGNYAWLHHRMGRPQEAQAYLDKVEDVCKKLGASSRYRVQCPQMDCEEGWALLKCGGKNYERAKACFEKALAVDPENPEFSTGYAISTYRLDSFNKATQVSEAFCLQALRKAIRLNPEDAYVKALLALKLQDVGQEAEGEKYIEEALGNTSSQTYVSRYAAKFYRRKGCLDKALWLLKMALRATPSSAFLHHQVGLCYRAQVIAIKRAANWQPRGQDRENVRRLVHLAIGEIQKALAIKPTFELAYIDLADLYAEIGLYAEAEDAFQKVLCRANTNDQLQQVIHYHYGHFQEFHKRSIDNAITHYLKGLKIKTASYTSEKILTALEKLAKRCVRQDVRVVESLSILGFIHKLKGEVSEALQCYEKALRLAADLNAAS, encoded by the coding sequence TGACAAATCCGAAGGGAATCTCCTTGAAGAGAGCCTGGTTCAGCTGAGATGTCACTTCACGTGGGAGTTGCTAGTGGAAGCCACCGAGCTGCCCGATTTAGAAAACAGGATCTTGGATGAGATTGATTTCCTGGACACCAGATACAACGCGGGGATCCACAACCTGCTGGCCTACGTGAAACACCTCAAGGGCCAGAACCAGGAAGCCCTGGGGAGCCTGCGGGAAGCTGAAGCCTTGATCCGGCAGGAACAGGCTGCCCAGTCAGAGGTGAGAAGCCTGGTCACGTGGGGCAACTACGCCTGGCTGCATCACCGCATGGGCAGGCCGCAGGAAGCCCAGGCTTACCTGGACAAGGTGGAGGACGTCTGCAAGAAGCTCGGGGCTTCCTCCCGCTACAGAGTGCAGTGTCCCCAGATGGACTGCGAGGAGGGGTGGGCCTTGCTGAAATGCGGAGGGAAGAACTATGAACGGGCCAAGGCCTGCTTTGAGAAGGCTCTGGCAGTGGACCCAGAGAACCCTGAATTCAGCACTGGGTATGCGATCTCCACCTACCGCCTAGACAGCTTTAACAAAGCAACACAGGTTAGCGAGGCGTTTTGTCTGCAGGCCCTAAGAAAGGCCATCAGGCTAAACCCAGAAGATGCGTATGTTAAGGCTCTCCTTGCCCTGAAGCTCCAGGACGTAGGCCAAGAAGCCGAAGGAGAAAAGTACATAGAAGAAGCACTTGGCAACACATCCTCACAGACCTACGTCTCGCGGTACGCAGCCAAGTTTTACCGAAGAAAAGGCTGTCTGGATAAAGCTCTTTGGCTCCTAAAAATGGCTCTGCGGGCCACCCCGTCCTCTGCCTTCCTGCATCACCAGGTAGGGCTTTGCTACAGAGCACAGGTGATCGCAATCAAGAGAGCTGCCAACTGGCAGCCCAGAGGACAGGACAGAGAAAATGTCCGCAGGTTGGTTCACTTGGCTATAGGTGAAATTCAAAAGGCTTTGGCGATAAAGCCCACATTTGAGTTGGCTTACATCGACCTGGCTGATCTGTATGCAGAAATAGGCCTATACGCAGAGGCGGAGGACGCTTTTCAGAAAGTGCTGTGCAGGGCGAACACCAATGATCAACTACAGCAAGTGATTCATTACCACTACGGCCATTTCCAAGAGTTTCACAAGAGATCTATAGATAACGCAATCACCCATTATTTAAAAGGTCTCAAAATCAAAACAGCTTCCTACACCAGCGAAAAGATTCTCACTGCATTAGAGAAGCTGGCAAAGAGATGTGTTCGTCAGGATGTCCGTGTGGTGGAAAGTTTGAGCATCCTTGGATTCATCCACAAATTGAAAGGGGAAGTGAGTGAAGCCCTGCAGTGTTACGAGAAGGCTCTCAGGCTGGCCGCCGACCTCAACGCTGCCAGTTGA